The following proteins are co-located in the Bosea sp. AS-1 genome:
- a CDS encoding IclR family transcriptional regulator, producing the protein MTIAAVERALKLIEALAGEPDGVDLSLLAERLDLPFSATHRLLATLAERGFVGQDAQSGAYGLTLKLAQLAFRDLDSRGLPDAGQIVLDRLAAETREYCRLAVVDRGDLVWIARSQGATAGLRYEPPMGAGPVLHATATGKAWLASLPEAEALRIVFARGFDGDDRTGPNALRDVDALRAHLSEARRRSFATAVEEGEIGIVAMATTFRSGPDPAAPIAGTLSVAGPLPRMPEERRPVIAEALKRAAEEMAEIWPLRRRQIQPTPAVPVRDIQQAGVSA; encoded by the coding sequence GTGACGATCGCTGCCGTCGAGCGGGCATTGAAGCTGATCGAGGCGCTAGCCGGCGAGCCGGATGGCGTCGATCTCAGCCTGCTTGCCGAGCGGCTCGACCTGCCCTTCAGCGCGACGCATCGGCTGCTGGCGACCCTGGCCGAGCGCGGGTTCGTCGGCCAGGATGCGCAATCCGGTGCCTACGGCCTGACGCTGAAGCTCGCCCAACTTGCTTTCCGCGATCTCGACAGCCGCGGCCTGCCAGATGCCGGCCAGATCGTGCTCGACCGGCTGGCGGCGGAGACGCGGGAGTACTGCCGGCTCGCAGTGGTGGACCGCGGCGATCTGGTCTGGATCGCTCGCTCGCAGGGGGCGACGGCCGGCTTGCGCTACGAGCCGCCGATGGGGGCCGGACCTGTCCTGCACGCGACCGCGACCGGCAAGGCTTGGCTCGCCTCGCTGCCGGAGGCCGAGGCATTGCGCATTGTCTTCGCGCGCGGCTTCGACGGCGATGACCGTACCGGGCCGAATGCGCTCAGGGACGTCGACGCGCTGAGGGCCCATCTCAGCGAGGCGCGGCGGCGTAGCTTCGCGACGGCGGTGGAGGAGGGAGAGATCGGCATCGTCGCAATGGCGACGACCTTCCGATCCGGCCCCGATCCGGCCGCGCCGATTGCCGGGACGCTGAGCGTCGCCGGCCCGCTGCCGCGGATGCCGGAGGAGCGGCGACCGGTTATCGCGGAAGCGCTCAAGCGTGCCGCCGAAGAGATGGCCGAGATCTGGCCGCTGCGCCGGCGGCAGATTCAGCCGACGCCGGCCGTGCCGGTGCGCGACATCCAGCAGGCAGGAGTATCGGCATGA
- a CDS encoding ABC transporter permease gives MSDGAATSALPAGSVERSRLREWGSAIAWPLMSFAVLLAAWEWLVPLARIPEYILPVPSAFFERLWTDRAEIFQHTLVTANEVVLGFLMAAVISIPLGYVIVSVRLLEKAIYPVIVFFQLVPKIAIAPLFVVWFGFGLFPKVLLTFLLCFFPTLVASMTGFRALDERVLYLTRSMGASAWQTFRYVRVPAALTYIFSGLKVSAVFAATGAIVGEFVGANAGLGYLLLRGTSFLDMPLIFACLVALSVVGILFSYIVDGLEILLMPWQRKG, from the coding sequence ATGAGCGACGGAGCCGCCACATCGGCTCTCCCGGCGGGTTCGGTGGAGCGGAGCCGGCTGCGCGAGTGGGGCTCGGCCATCGCATGGCCGTTGATGAGCTTCGCCGTGCTGCTCGCCGCCTGGGAATGGCTGGTGCCGCTCGCGCGTATCCCGGAATATATCCTGCCGGTGCCGAGCGCGTTCTTCGAGCGACTCTGGACCGACCGTGCCGAGATCTTCCAGCACACCCTGGTCACAGCCAATGAGGTCGTGCTCGGCTTCCTGATGGCGGCGGTCATCTCGATCCCGCTGGGCTATGTCATCGTATCGGTGAGGTTGCTGGAGAAGGCGATTTATCCGGTCATCGTCTTCTTCCAACTCGTGCCGAAGATCGCGATCGCGCCGCTGTTCGTCGTCTGGTTCGGTTTCGGGCTGTTTCCGAAGGTGCTGCTGACTTTCCTGCTCTGCTTCTTCCCGACGCTGGTGGCGAGCATGACCGGTTTCCGCGCCCTCGACGAGCGCGTGCTCTATCTCACCCGCTCGATGGGCGCCTCGGCCTGGCAGACCTTCCGCTATGTCCGCGTGCCGGCGGCGCTGACCTATATCTTCTCGGGACTGAAAGTCTCGGCGGTCTTCGCCGCGACCGGCGCGATCGTGGGCGAGTTTGTCGGCGCCAATGCGGGCCTCGGCTACCTCCTGCTACGCGGCACGAGCTTCCTCGACATGCCGCTGATCTTCGCCTGCCTCGTGGCGCTGAGCGTCGTCGGCATCCTGTTCAGCTACATCGTCGACGGCCTCGAAATTCTGCTGATGCCCTGGCAACGCAAGGGCTGA
- a CDS encoding ABC transporter substrate-binding protein has protein sequence MNRRMLITAAAVLVLSASGALAQSAGKPMKITLNFLAAAPNAGFMMAKQMGLYQKAGIDLTIEEGKGSGTTAQMVATGQTDLGFADAPAAMQLRTKGAPVKIVAPVLQTNGFAIIALEDSGIASPKDLVGKRVAVQPGTAQTTLLDAILASNQIDKSKVNIINIDPGAFVGALLEKKVDVILGGADFHSVQIRERGFKVRDIFYRDVGVPTVGLSIIARDDRIKADAELYRKFVEASLQGWDAARKNPDAAADAVVAQFPSVKKAQVMAQFDVVNKLLCAPGATSLGKVPEANWTKSFELLTQYLGLPKDKPITDYYTTELLPASAPACP, from the coding sequence ATGAACAGACGCATGCTGATCACCGCTGCCGCCGTGCTCGTGCTGAGCGCTTCCGGCGCACTGGCGCAGAGCGCCGGCAAACCGATGAAGATCACGCTGAACTTCCTTGCCGCGGCTCCCAATGCCGGCTTCATGATGGCCAAGCAGATGGGACTCTACCAGAAAGCCGGCATCGACTTGACCATCGAGGAGGGTAAGGGTTCCGGCACCACGGCGCAGATGGTCGCGACCGGCCAGACCGATCTCGGCTTTGCCGACGCTCCGGCCGCGATGCAGCTGCGCACCAAGGGCGCGCCGGTGAAGATCGTCGCGCCGGTGCTGCAGACCAACGGCTTCGCCATCATCGCGCTGGAGGATTCCGGCATCGCCTCGCCGAAGGACCTCGTCGGCAAGCGCGTCGCGGTCCAGCCCGGCACAGCGCAGACCACGCTGCTCGACGCAATCCTCGCCAGCAACCAGATCGACAAGAGCAAGGTCAACATCATCAACATCGACCCGGGCGCCTTCGTCGGGGCGCTGCTGGAAAAGAAGGTCGATGTCATCCTGGGCGGCGCCGATTTCCACTCCGTCCAGATTCGTGAGCGTGGCTTTAAGGTGCGCGACATCTTCTATCGCGACGTCGGGGTGCCGACGGTCGGGCTCTCGATCATCGCCCGCGACGACAGGATCAAGGCCGACGCCGAACTCTATAGGAAGTTCGTCGAGGCCAGCCTGCAGGGCTGGGATGCAGCCCGTAAGAATCCGGACGCCGCCGCCGACGCGGTCGTCGCGCAATTCCCCTCGGTGAAAAAGGCGCAGGTGATGGCCCAGTTCGACGTGGTCAACAAGCTGCTCTGTGCACCCGGTGCAACATCGCTCGGCAAGGTGCCGGAAGCGAACTGGACCAAGAGCTTCGAATTACTCACCCAGTATCTTGGCCTGCCCAAGGACAAGCCGATCACCGATTACTACACGACAGAGCTGCTGCCGGCGTCGGCACCGGCTTGCCCCTAA
- a CDS encoding ABC transporter ATP-binding protein, which yields MTAAAAHAAASIEGRGLIKTFGSFTAVDGLTLNIRSGEFVSLIGPSGCGKSTFMLMAAGLIPVSQGELLVNGRKLTSPLTDIGIVFQDHLLLEFRTAMENVLLQAEIRGLPLEPARERALELFAKLGISHAVDRYPKQLSGGMRQRVSIARALIHNPAVLMMDEPFGALDAITRTQIRHDLELLWMEQAKTVVFITHSIEEAIGLSDRVLVMSPTPGRIVDEIAIELPRPRPAHLGDYPSFNHYADRIHDAFRRFGVIKY from the coding sequence ATGACCGCTGCAGCCGCCCACGCCGCCGCCTCGATCGAGGGACGCGGCCTCATCAAGACCTTCGGCAGTTTCACTGCCGTCGATGGGCTGACATTGAACATCCGCAGCGGCGAATTCGTCAGCCTGATCGGCCCTTCCGGCTGTGGCAAGAGCACCTTCATGCTGATGGCCGCCGGGCTGATCCCTGTCAGTCAGGGCGAACTCCTTGTGAACGGCAGGAAGCTGACCTCGCCGCTGACCGATATCGGTATCGTCTTCCAGGATCACCTGCTGCTGGAATTCCGCACGGCGATGGAGAACGTGCTGCTGCAGGCGGAAATTCGCGGCCTGCCATTGGAGCCGGCGCGCGAGCGGGCGCTCGAGCTTTTCGCAAAGCTCGGTATCTCCCATGCGGTTGATCGCTATCCGAAGCAGCTTTCCGGCGGCATGCGCCAGCGCGTCTCGATCGCGCGCGCTCTGATCCACAATCCCGCGGTGCTGATGATGGATGAGCCCTTCGGCGCGCTCGACGCCATCACCCGCACCCAGATCCGGCACGATCTTGAGCTGCTCTGGATGGAGCAGGCGAAGACCGTGGTCTTCATCACCCATTCGATCGAGGAGGCGATCGGCCTCTCGGACCGCGTGCTGGTGATGTCGCCGACGCCCGGTCGAATCGTCGATGAGATCGCGATCGAGCTGCCGCGTCCGCGTCCGGCCCATCTCGGCGACTATCCGAGCTTCAATCACTATGCCGACCGCATCCACGACGCTTTCCGGCGATTTGGTGTGATCAAGTATTGA
- a CDS encoding helix-turn-helix domain-containing protein, with translation MSSLENGLRILSLLNEERTVLRVGEVCRELDMPKASVSRLLKALSEAGLLEREDRDQGYVVGGRALDLAALYLARHSLLDLVRVAIDDLVREFGFTGHAGIVSGHERVLLVAQQGTYALQHTGAVAERKPAFDSIIGRAILARLDDDRAIAQLDAQGKLGLRAMMSDQEVKAEFAAIRKNRIARSSSLITPGISSIGAAIADPGRNEIMGLCLSFPTIAADSGVQDQIAARVAQHAHAIGMRMRDPVWS, from the coding sequence ATGAGCTCGCTCGAAAATGGATTGCGCATCCTCTCGCTTCTCAACGAAGAACGGACCGTTCTGCGTGTCGGGGAAGTTTGCCGCGAGCTCGACATGCCCAAGGCCTCGGTGTCTCGGCTGCTGAAAGCGCTATCGGAAGCCGGGCTTCTGGAGCGCGAGGACCGCGATCAGGGTTATGTCGTCGGCGGGCGTGCGCTGGACCTCGCCGCGCTCTATCTCGCCCGTCACAGTCTGCTGGATCTGGTTCGCGTCGCAATCGACGACCTCGTGCGCGAGTTCGGGTTCACCGGGCATGCAGGAATCGTGTCAGGACACGAGCGCGTGCTGCTGGTCGCCCAGCAAGGTACCTATGCTTTGCAACACACCGGCGCCGTGGCCGAGCGCAAGCCAGCCTTCGACTCCATCATAGGCCGGGCGATCCTGGCACGACTGGACGACGATCGCGCCATTGCGCAGCTCGATGCACAAGGTAAGCTGGGTTTGCGCGCGATGATGAGCGATCAGGAGGTCAAGGCGGAGTTTGCGGCTATCCGGAAAAATCGGATCGCCCGCTCGTCAAGCCTGATCACGCCGGGCATTTCCTCGATCGGGGCAGCGATTGCAGATCCTGGGCGCAATGAGATCATGGGGCTCTGCCTGTCATTCCCGACAATTGCGGCCGACAGTGGTGTGCAGGATCAGATTGCTGCGCGTGTCGCGCAGCATGCGCATGCGATCGGCATGCGCATGCGCGATCCGGTCTGGTCTTGA
- a CDS encoding succinylglutamate desuccinylase/aspartoacylase family protein encodes MMIGTAKPAKGQITKGYVELGSYPDGPIYSPVLIAEGQKDGPTLWLQACIHGPEVVGPLSIQRFLKTVDLSQLSGRVVCLMLANPLGFRGYNRLTPQDGYNLNRVFPGDRQGHHTYQLAHRLLELSLANSDAMLDLHSGGDLTITCHYTLFHNNGTAEGAESERLGRACGAPNVWNSLEEGLSGCHFTHYTKNGKPSLIVESGGGARVTSEDLDRLTLAIFNVCKARGMLPGEPIVPAQFRLGGDAIHHKATHGGLFIPKVGPGDDVVRGQHLADIVDLFGDVVEEVHCPVEKAWVGSIRRPHMPIYNGDQVFELVGTKGYDPA; translated from the coding sequence ATGATGATTGGCACCGCCAAGCCTGCCAAAGGGCAGATCACGAAGGGCTATGTTGAGCTCGGCTCCTACCCCGACGGCCCAATCTATTCCCCGGTACTAATTGCCGAGGGCCAGAAGGATGGCCCGACGCTCTGGCTGCAGGCCTGCATCCATGGCCCCGAAGTCGTCGGCCCGCTCTCCATCCAGCGCTTCCTGAAGACGGTCGACCTCAGCCAGCTTTCCGGCCGGGTCGTCTGCCTTATGCTCGCCAATCCGCTCGGCTTCCGCGGCTACAACCGCCTGACGCCACAGGACGGGTACAACCTCAACCGCGTATTTCCCGGTGATCGTCAGGGTCATCACACTTACCAGCTGGCCCATCGGCTGCTGGAGCTCTCGCTCGCGAATTCGGACGCGATGCTGGACTTGCATTCTGGCGGCGACCTCACGATCACCTGCCACTATACGCTGTTCCATAACAACGGGACGGCGGAAGGCGCAGAGTCCGAGCGGCTCGGGCGCGCCTGCGGCGCCCCGAATGTCTGGAACTCGCTGGAGGAGGGCCTCTCCGGCTGCCACTTCACTCACTACACCAAGAACGGGAAGCCTTCGCTCATCGTCGAAAGCGGCGGCGGCGCCCGGGTAACGTCGGAAGACCTCGACCGGCTGACGCTCGCAATCTTCAATGTCTGCAAGGCCCGTGGCATGCTGCCTGGCGAACCGATCGTGCCGGCGCAGTTTCGCCTCGGCGGCGATGCGATTCATCACAAAGCCACCCATGGCGGCCTTTTCATCCCCAAGGTCGGTCCGGGGGACGACGTCGTGAGGGGGCAGCATCTCGCCGATATCGTCGATCTTTTTGGAGACGTGGTCGAAGAGGTGCACTGTCCGGTCGAGAAGGCCTGGGTCGGATCGATCCGCCGCCCGCATATGCCGATCTACAATGGCGATCAGGTCTTCGAGCTGGTCGGCACCAAAGGATACGACCCGGCCTGA
- a CDS encoding extracellular solute-binding protein produces the protein MGISHISRRHAMAALAASAILPWAPGAAQAQSFAGRKLVSSGFGGSTMDIIQAAVFTPFDKESGASSTQVPMQSAAALARMKAEAGNPQIDMFQFSGGQEAFAKSEGLSQPLAGVSRLAQIPATLKDPDGHWVTWAVIAEGIVYRKDKIPTPPTSYKDFLKPEYKGHIAFPAITNGYGVDFLVMLAKAFGGSEDNIEPGFEAMKKIKGETIFKAASDLPTLFGQGDIWIMPYDTGNTFKLQQAGLPVAFATPQEGSPAVNITACVAKGAKNADVAGAAIDAMLKPEAQIEIARTMRWTASNPETKLPADLAAEVPAVGKLAQLDRDKINAKRTSWIERWNREIAR, from the coding sequence ATGGGTATCAGCCACATCAGTCGTCGCCACGCGATGGCGGCGCTTGCCGCCTCTGCCATTCTCCCGTGGGCGCCGGGCGCGGCACAGGCGCAATCCTTCGCTGGCCGCAAGCTCGTGAGCTCGGGCTTCGGCGGCTCGACCATGGACATCATCCAGGCGGCCGTTTTCACGCCCTTCGACAAAGAAAGCGGGGCGTCCTCGACCCAGGTCCCGATGCAGTCGGCCGCCGCTCTCGCGCGCATGAAGGCGGAGGCGGGCAACCCTCAGATCGACATGTTCCAGTTCTCCGGCGGTCAGGAAGCCTTCGCCAAGAGCGAGGGGCTGAGTCAGCCCTTGGCCGGCGTCTCCCGCCTGGCTCAGATTCCGGCGACACTGAAGGATCCCGACGGGCACTGGGTCACCTGGGCGGTCATCGCCGAAGGTATTGTCTACCGGAAGGACAAGATCCCGACGCCGCCGACGAGCTACAAGGATTTCCTGAAGCCCGAATACAAGGGCCACATCGCCTTTCCGGCGATCACCAACGGCTATGGCGTCGATTTTCTCGTGATGCTCGCCAAGGCCTTCGGCGGCAGCGAAGACAATATCGAGCCCGGCTTCGAGGCGATGAAGAAGATCAAGGGGGAGACGATCTTCAAGGCGGCCTCCGACCTGCCGACCCTGTTCGGGCAGGGCGACATCTGGATCATGCCCTACGACACCGGCAACACTTTCAAGCTGCAGCAGGCCGGCTTGCCGGTGGCTTTCGCCACGCCGCAAGAGGGTAGTCCCGCCGTCAACATCACCGCGTGCGTTGCCAAGGGAGCGAAGAACGCGGATGTCGCCGGCGCGGCCATCGATGCGATGCTGAAGCCGGAAGCGCAGATCGAGATCGCGCGGACGATGCGCTGGACTGCCTCCAATCCCGAAACCAAGCTGCCTGCGGATCTGGCGGCGGAAGTTCCTGCCGTGGGCAAGCTCGCCCAGCTCGATCGCGACAAGATCAACGCCAAGCGCACCAGCTGGATCGAACGGTGGAATCGCGAGATCGCACGGTGA
- a CDS encoding ABC transporter permease, whose translation MTTAITGSGVARFAPVMLFAPCAFAYAVFFIWPQASLLALSATEKAGFTLAQYERFIFDSYYWEMLGRTLWLGFAVTSITLLLGVPTAYLLARSQSRWANFLLLLTTFPLLVSAVVRSFGWMVLFFRDGLLSRTLLAMGVVNQPVQTMYTMTGVIIALAQVLLPLMILTLHGVFKSIDRDLEYAAMSLGARPSVALGLVTFRLASGGIVAGSLLVFSLAISAFATPSLVGGARANVMATAIYEQAVELLDWPFAAALAAILLVVVLAVSLAYGALLEGRGDKEASR comes from the coding sequence GTGACGACAGCGATTACAGGCTCGGGCGTGGCGCGTTTCGCGCCCGTCATGCTCTTCGCTCCCTGCGCCTTCGCCTATGCGGTCTTCTTCATCTGGCCGCAGGCATCGCTGCTGGCGTTGAGCGCCACTGAGAAGGCCGGTTTCACGCTCGCGCAATATGAGCGCTTTATCTTCGATTCCTATTACTGGGAGATGCTGGGCCGCACGCTCTGGCTGGGCTTCGCCGTCACCTCGATCACCCTGCTGCTGGGTGTCCCGACAGCCTATCTCCTCGCACGATCGCAATCGCGGTGGGCGAACTTCCTCCTGCTGTTGACGACCTTTCCTCTGCTGGTTAGCGCCGTCGTGCGCTCCTTCGGCTGGATGGTGCTGTTCTTTCGCGATGGCCTGCTCAGCCGGACGTTGCTGGCAATGGGGGTTGTGAACCAGCCGGTGCAGACCATGTACACGATGACGGGCGTCATCATCGCCCTCGCACAGGTCCTGTTGCCGCTGATGATCCTGACCCTGCACGGGGTCTTCAAATCGATCGATCGCGATCTCGAATACGCCGCGATGAGCCTGGGCGCGCGTCCGAGCGTCGCTCTCGGTCTGGTTACTTTCCGGCTGGCAAGCGGAGGCATCGTCGCAGGATCGCTGCTCGTCTTCTCCCTGGCAATCAGCGCCTTTGCCACGCCGAGCCTGGTCGGAGGCGCCCGTGCAAACGTCATGGCGACAGCAATCTACGAACAGGCTGTCGAGCTGCTTGACTGGCCGTTCGCGGCGGCGCTGGCGGCCATCCTGCTCGTCGTCGTCCTAGCGGTATCGCTCGCGTATGGCGCCCTCCTCGAAGGGCGTGGCGACAAGGAGGCTTCGCGATGA
- a CDS encoding ABC transporter permease yields the protein MTISLRSPLGIAMLILAALAFGYLLLPILVVVAAPLGDTGYLAFPPRGLTLKWYAVALHDTRYLTALLVSLRIAVVSAFIACTLGVSAAYALTRFDFPGRRLLEAVFLSPLILPTLVLAVGLTLFFTRTGLLTGPWKLVAGHVIVCTPYVLRVSLPVLRRFDRSLEEAARNLGASPVAAFFLVVLPVVRPGIVAGTVLAFITSFDEVVLALFLAEPGAPTLPVTIYSAVQLGFEPSVAAVSGLLVLATLGFMLLYHLSSSLGRSRN from the coding sequence ATGACGATCTCCCTGCGTTCTCCGCTCGGCATCGCCATGCTGATTCTGGCGGCCCTGGCCTTCGGATATCTGCTGCTTCCGATCCTCGTCGTCGTCGCCGCACCGCTCGGAGATACGGGCTACCTCGCGTTCCCGCCGCGGGGCTTGACGCTGAAATGGTATGCCGTGGCGCTGCACGATACGCGCTATCTCACCGCGCTGCTGGTGAGCCTGCGCATTGCCGTGGTCAGCGCGTTCATCGCCTGCACATTGGGGGTGTCAGCCGCCTATGCGCTGACGCGCTTCGACTTTCCGGGCCGGCGGCTGCTGGAAGCGGTGTTCCTGTCGCCACTGATCCTGCCGACGCTCGTGCTCGCCGTCGGGTTGACGCTGTTCTTTACCCGCACCGGGCTTCTGACCGGTCCGTGGAAGCTCGTCGCCGGGCACGTCATCGTCTGCACGCCCTATGTGCTGCGCGTTTCTCTGCCTGTGCTGCGCCGCTTCGACCGAAGCCTGGAGGAAGCTGCTCGCAATCTTGGGGCCTCTCCAGTCGCCGCCTTCTTCCTCGTGGTCCTGCCGGTCGTCCGGCCGGGCATCGTTGCCGGAACGGTCCTCGCCTTCATCACCTCCTTCGACGAGGTTGTGCTGGCGCTGTTCCTGGCCGAGCCGGGCGCTCCGACGCTACCCGTGACCATCTATTCGGCAGTTCAGCTGGGCTTCGAGCCCTCGGTGGCAGCGGTCTCCGGCCTGCTCGTGCTCGCGACCCTTGGTTTCATGCTGCTCTATCATTTGTCGAGCTCCCTCGGGCGCTCCCGGAACTGA
- a CDS encoding ABC transporter ATP-binding protein → MDIEISHLRKTYGSAVAVADLSAKVPQGQMLALLGPSGCGKTTTLRMVAGFIEPTSGSIRAGGSDITRMPAHKRDTGLVFQNYALFPHMSAAENIAFGLRRRGVARAERDQRVGVMLDKLKLSGLADRLPRQLSGGQQQRVAVARALVINPSILLLDEPFSNLDAKLRESTGLEMSRLQREFGLTSIFVTHDQTEAMSIADTIAVMKDGELQQLGSASEIYEKPANRFVADFIGRANFLPGRIAGRNETHVSIALAAGITIELQANGVAGSSGDDGEVLLRPEAVSVTDAGPANTLQATVEQISYQGSIANLHGRLTDGTALVASVSPDTLRGLSPGATTNLAIRANAMRWFGGRR, encoded by the coding sequence ATGGACATCGAGATAAGCCACCTGCGCAAGACCTATGGCTCAGCGGTCGCGGTAGCCGATCTGAGCGCAAAAGTTCCTCAGGGCCAGATGCTGGCATTGCTGGGTCCCTCGGGCTGCGGCAAGACCACGACCCTGCGTATGGTCGCAGGCTTCATCGAACCGACTTCCGGCTCGATCCGGGCCGGCGGTTCCGACATCACCCGAATGCCGGCCCACAAGCGCGATACGGGATTGGTTTTCCAGAACTACGCGTTGTTTCCTCATATGAGCGCGGCCGAGAACATCGCGTTCGGGCTACGCCGGCGCGGCGTGGCGCGGGCTGAACGAGATCAGCGAGTCGGCGTCATGCTCGACAAGCTCAAGCTCTCCGGACTTGCGGACCGGCTGCCCCGTCAGCTTTCCGGCGGCCAGCAACAGCGCGTCGCGGTGGCACGCGCGCTCGTGATCAACCCTTCGATCCTGCTACTCGACGAACCATTCTCCAATCTCGATGCCAAGCTGCGCGAAAGCACTGGCCTGGAAATGTCGCGGCTACAGCGCGAATTTGGCCTGACGTCGATCTTCGTGACCCATGATCAGACCGAAGCGATGAGCATCGCCGATACGATCGCAGTCATGAAGGATGGCGAACTCCAACAACTCGGCAGCGCAAGCGAAATCTATGAAAAGCCGGCGAACCGCTTCGTCGCGGACTTTATCGGCAGGGCGAACTTCCTCCCCGGTCGCATTGCTGGCCGGAACGAGACGCATGTATCGATTGCCCTTGCCGCCGGCATCACCATCGAGTTGCAAGCCAATGGTGTGGCAGGCTCCTCCGGGGACGATGGTGAGGTTCTGCTTCGCCCCGAGGCCGTTTCAGTCACCGATGCCGGCCCTGCCAACACACTTCAGGCAACTGTCGAGCAAATTTCCTATCAAGGCTCCATCGCCAATCTGCATGGCCGATTGACTGATGGAACTGCGCTCGTTGCCTCTGTGTCGCCGGACACGCTACGCGGCTTATCTCCGGGCGCTACTACCAATCTCGCGATCAGAGCTAACGCGATGCGTTGGTTTGGCGGACGCCGGTAG
- a CDS encoding MFS transporter: protein MKPGLFKAVAAPSWQLALATMVAVQMATAFLSRIPPTIAPILAEARGWSDSVVGYLASLNTLGSILFLALGAPYLRALGSVRALQVGLMIGILGLALFLPNWTVTACIAALLIGVGYGPSSPAGNDVLHRTAPQGRRSMIFSIKQAGVPLGGVIAGLALPPLEAAYGWRIALLASAVFVLAIIASVQPMREALDQDRERGLKFGLGVILSVSNLVTPIRALTASSTLFRLTAAGACLAIGQGIWFAYLMTYAVSQLGYSLETAGALYALMQATSVVGRVFLGWLSDRLEAPRLLLRLIGLASGVTSLSLALATPEWPFPIYCIIAAVAGITVSSWNGVQLSEIARACPPALVREASSAATLVIFLGYVVAPSAFAMTLSLTSRFDLGFLACALSGVVCLILVPEE, encoded by the coding sequence GTGAAGCCCGGCCTCTTCAAAGCTGTAGCCGCTCCTTCATGGCAGCTTGCTCTCGCGACCATGGTCGCGGTCCAGATGGCCACCGCCTTCCTCAGCCGGATTCCTCCGACCATTGCGCCTATTCTCGCCGAGGCGCGAGGCTGGTCGGATTCGGTAGTGGGGTATCTTGCCAGCCTCAACACACTTGGGTCGATCCTCTTTCTTGCCTTGGGCGCGCCCTATCTGAGAGCTCTCGGCTCAGTGCGGGCCCTCCAAGTCGGGCTCATGATCGGAATCCTGGGTCTGGCGCTTTTTCTGCCGAACTGGACGGTAACAGCCTGCATCGCCGCGCTGCTCATCGGTGTGGGATACGGACCGTCGTCGCCCGCGGGCAACGATGTGCTGCATCGCACGGCACCTCAGGGCCGTCGCAGCATGATCTTCTCGATCAAGCAGGCTGGAGTGCCGCTTGGAGGAGTCATTGCGGGCCTCGCACTACCCCCTCTCGAAGCAGCCTATGGTTGGCGCATCGCCCTCCTTGCTTCTGCAGTCTTCGTGCTTGCCATCATCGCCAGTGTCCAGCCTATGCGAGAGGCGCTTGATCAAGATCGGGAGAGGGGACTGAAGTTTGGACTGGGGGTGATCCTTTCCGTCTCCAATTTGGTAACACCGATCAGAGCGCTGACAGCTTCTTCGACCTTGTTTCGTCTGACGGCAGCCGGCGCTTGCCTGGCGATTGGACAGGGGATCTGGTTCGCCTATCTCATGACGTATGCGGTCTCGCAGCTCGGCTACAGCCTCGAGACCGCCGGAGCGCTGTATGCATTGATGCAAGCAACCAGCGTCGTCGGTCGTGTTTTTCTCGGTTGGCTCTCCGATCGGCTTGAAGCCCCACGATTGTTATTGCGCTTGATCGGGTTGGCGTCAGGCGTGACCTCCCTGAGTTTGGCCCTGGCGACACCAGAATGGCCTTTCCCTATCTATTGCATCATCGCTGCCGTCGCGGGCATCACTGTATCTAGCTGGAACGGTGTCCAGTTGTCCGAAATCGCTCGGGCTTGTCCTCCAGCACTCGTCCGGGAGGCTTCTTCCGCTGCCACCCTCGTCATATTCCTCGGTTACGTGGTCGCGCCATCAGCATTTGCGATGACACTAAGCCTGACGTCCCGTTTCGATCTTGGCTTCCTCGCCTGCGCGCTTTCCGGGGTGGTGTGCTTGATCCTCGTGCCTGAGGAATGA